The genomic DNA AATTTTTGAGAATTGCTTTTCATTTCCTTGTGTCGGGCTTTACTTGGTTAAAGATTTAGAATCAGGTTAGCTGTTACTACAAGGAGGTCACGGTGTGAAGGAACACATCATTCGTTGCATCCCTGCTCTATAGATTGTCCAGGCATTAACTGTTCCTGTTTAGGGGGCCTTATCTTTGCAATCTTTGAACACAGCTGCAGAAACCAATAGAATTTCAGAACTTATCATGACCCAGACCCCTGTCAAACTCATTCCTTCAGCACTGGTCAGTGACAGTGCTGGAGACTATAAGGTTCAGAGGGAGGGTTAACCAGACAAAAACGAACCAGTCCAGTAGGAACAGATCAGACCAGATTCCTCTAATCCATTAGAGAGTTCTGAATATTAAACTTAACTGattgcatgatttttttttttacagatttttcaATGGTAAAATGCACTAGTCCATATATATTTAAGGTGAAACAGTAAACATTTCTGTACAGAAATAATGCACACAAATTTGATTGGATGGAGACCTGCACATATATGATCTAAACCCAACAAAAGTTGGGTTTAGATCATGTTCAAGATTAGTGTGTAACATTCACAGCTCAAGTTATTTAAACAGCATTCAGTTATGAAAAGGCTTTATAAAAAAAtagatgtttctgtttctgcagtGTCAGCAAATAGAGTCAGTCCCAGTTCCATTTCTAGCTGCAGAGCCTTGGGTTTTGCCCATTctgtttcatatatttataaaaaaaagacccccaaaaacaaatacaacttttgtttatttgatgtaGTTCACAGACCCTGATCCACATTTCTAAACATGTCAAATGGCATTAAAGTCACTTGtcccctcttttttcctcttctttttccacCGCTGGTCGGAGTGCCAGGGCAGGCAAAAGTGCTCCCTGCTGGTCTACTGAATTCACATAACAGGATTTAAAATGGGTCACCATACTAAACGGGGCCTGAATTCAGTAAGGCCACATCTTAAGAAATGAGgttatttatcatattttacaGGTTGCCAGAAGCTGTACATTTAGATTTTCATGTGACATTTATTATTGCATTACAGCATTTATTGACCGAATAGGAAGGAGAATGTAATGCATTGGTGTGAGTATCTGGCATTAATCCCTAATGAATTGTGGCTGCAGCTGCAGCTACAGCCTAAGGCTTTACAAGCATAGTGAAagagctgatttttttctccccgttCTCTGTcggtcctcctctctctctctctctctctctctctctctctctctctctctttaggtgTGGTGATTCAACCATGTTTGGactctttctgtcagtgtttttgttccTCCCCCTGGTGACTTCTGTCCCCTCCCCTTCTCGGGCTCCGCCCAGATTATGCCGTCGTTGCTGTGACCACCTTGACCCTCCCGAGAGCCCCGCCTCCCGCACGGCCCCCCCAATGCCTGAAGTCCGTACCTTTATAAACATGACCATCCTTAAAGGTAAGGCTGGACCCACAACCTGTCTGTTCATTATCTAATCATTTAAAAGTGTAGTGGTTCACTAAATACGTCTAATAGGACTTGCATTATGCGGTTGAGCTATTGTGCGCATATGGGTGGTCCTTATCTTATCATCAACTTCATGATTTTATGAGAGATACAACATACCGAAACATTTCAGGTCTCCTGCTGTGTAGCCAAGTAGGTTTCATCCCTTAAGCTTTTCCCAGGCAGTGCCCCATATGTATCTAATAGAATCCTAGAGTAGCCCAGGAGATGCGTCTCGCGTTGTTTCATCTGGAATCTTTGATCAGTGGAGAACACGGAAGGTTCCAAATCAGAACTCACCCCTAGATGGCCTAGATTTGGTTTCTAAAGATTCACGCCCACTCTGATTTAACACAGGATTTAAAGAGcatgagaacagaacaaaccCTCCCGCAATGGAAACAAAATTTGCGGTCGTCTGGTGAACCCAGTTCGCCTGAGGCAACGGAATGAGAAAggctgtttgttgtgttgtttaaagCTACACCCCTCCCCCTTGTCCCTTTTTAAAGAGAATGACCTTATTAATTGGAATTTGTCTTGTAAGACAAGAAGAGGCTCTAGAGGCATGCAAACTTGGCACGGAACTTGCTTATGTGGCAGAAAACCACAGGCATGTGTACAAGAGGGAGATTACAGCTGTAACGTTTGAGGCTGTGTATTGgccaacacacactcaagggGGCTGTTGAGGCAAAGAGTAAGCTTAGCAAGAAGTGCCCTAAGGGCTGACTGATGTAGTCTGGATcagaaaacaagtttttttttttttcttttttttaaacatagaaATGTTTCAAAACCATATACATTAAGAGTAAGCTGCACATTAAGTTCAAAGTTCTTGAAAAAGTTCAAACAGCCCGTCAGTTATACATCTAGACTCTtattatgttgtgtgttttgagaacTTTCCAGGCTTATATTTGAGTTTGGAAGAACTTTCAAAATCTGCTAATGGACCAAAAAGGAACCGACCTGTAATTGTGTTTTGCGGCCGTTGGTCATGCTATGTTGATGTGGTTCAACTTTCTGCAGCAACTTTTATTTGATCTATCAATCTTTCTTCAATTACGTTTCAAGGGGacaaaggagacagaggagacaagGGCACTCCTGGTAAGGCAGGACCAGAGGGGCCTCCAGGTGCTCGTGGTACTGTGGGGCCCAAAGGGAGTAAGGGCCAGGCAGGAGCTCCAGGTGACCCCTGCAAGATCCAGCACTCCGCCTTCTCCGTTGGACGTCGCAAAGCTCTGCACAGTCTGGACTACTACCAGGCTCTGGTCTTCGACACCGTCTTTGTAAACCCAGACGAACACTTCAACATGTTCAAGGGCAAGTTCTACTGCTACGTCCCCGGCGTCTACTTTTTCAATGTTAACATCCATACGTGGAACTTCAAGGAGACCTACCTGCACCTGATGCACAACGATCGGGAACAAGTCATCCTTTACGCCCAGCCCAGCGACCGCTCCATCATGCAGAGCCAAAGCGTCATGCTTCAGCTGGAGCTTAACGACGAGGTCTGGGTACGCCTGTACAAACGCGAGCGTGAGAACGCCATATACAGCGACGACGTGGACGTCTACATCACCTTCAACGGGTACCTGGTGGCGCCCAGCGTGCAGTGAGGGGACAGCAGCTAGGAAACTCTGGGGTGGGGTTGTTCTTGCCCAACTCCTCTCAGGGAGATTGAGCATTATGAATGACATTCACTGAAAACTGAGGCCGTGAAATAgcattgagatatatatatatatatattagagtCGTTATATGTTTTGGTGCTAACATTTTATTAATATACAACAAGATGATGTGCTTGTATTACTTGGTTTGGAAACGCTGCTGTTTTGGTGCAGAGAACTCCCCATTCACTGAACATATCAAGATGAATGATTTagtagagacagagatttgATACATTCCGAATGGCCTCAAATTACACTTACTTAACAATGAAATTTTATTGTGTTATGTAAACTGTTATGACAGCCATTAAGCTGCAGAGCAGCTTGACTATCTTATCAATGATAAGTACGGAGGAACTCTCTGGTTTATCAGGACATAGTTGCAAAATTGTTCCAATTTGTCACAGGATAACTTAACTTAGAAAGACCACTTGAGTACagacttcatttgtttgtctctgcTCTCGGCCTGAGCGAGTCATACCAGACGGTTGCTTGACGCTGGGACCTCAGAAGCGGCACGTCGCTCAAAAGTGTTCTTGGAGGGTCTCAGATGAGGCTGCGTTCtcaaatgtcatgttttcaaatTAATGCTGAATCcgcacagaatttttttttttctgttacgaTTCCGCCAGCAAGACAAACCGAAAACAGCTTCCATATGTTGACTCGTTTGATTATGCCAGCTGGATGTCAAAGCCTTCTTTATtgacacttttttcttttttcttttttacagaaGCTAATACTGTATagagacaacacacagtctTAGCCTCTAAGCTGCATGGCTTTTATTTTCAAGCCGAGTCTTTTAAAAGCCTGCATTTATGCAATCCATTTACTGGCATTTTAAAGCTTTTTATTTACACTTTCTTTGGTTCTAAGAGTCTGTTAATAGGCTTTTCCACCTACCACTTTAACTTCATTAATAAGACTCGCTTAATTATTTACGAGCTTCTTCAACTACAAGCAACTAGTGCTTTAATAAAAACTGGTGCTAATAGCAAAACATtaagccccccaccccacccctcccccttttaAAGTTTGAATGACTTTAACCAATGGACATGACTTAATCTTCATTATACCAAAAACCAAGTGAGGGGAGAGGATTTAGGGGATGTCAATTTGCCCTCGGATTGAGCCAAAATGATTGGAGGG from Chanos chanos chromosome 8, fChaCha1.1, whole genome shotgun sequence includes the following:
- the c1qtnf6b gene encoding complement C1q tumor necrosis factor-related protein 1 — translated: MFGLFLSVFLFLPLVTSVPSPSRAPPRLCRRCCDHLDPPESPASRTAPPMPEVRTFINMTILKGDKGDRGDKGTPGKAGPEGPPGARGTVGPKGSKGQAGAPGDPCKIQHSAFSVGRRKALHSLDYYQALVFDTVFVNPDEHFNMFKGKFYCYVPGVYFFNVNIHTWNFKETYLHLMHNDREQVILYAQPSDRSIMQSQSVMLQLELNDEVWVRLYKRERENAIYSDDVDVYITFNGYLVAPSVQ